Proteins encoded together in one Bactrocera neohumeralis isolate Rockhampton chromosome 4, APGP_CSIRO_Bneo_wtdbg2-racon-allhic-juicebox.fasta_v2, whole genome shotgun sequence window:
- the LOC126756794 gene encoding pneumococcal serine-rich repeat protein isoform X2: protein MEAATTTTTTTKHYNKTTKLQNNHHRATERRGTYRTQGGEAQANASDNVKVPKQTAKQAKAAAAAAQRAAALAAYTTTETVVSGSTGKATAGGAKDPLAIGNEAAVVIQGNNKSARAREARGEQKTVVKSETATTNVNNNNNNNTTTATSSSSSHNSNNKHSDTSNSSLSKNNFTLSQTELARKSEKSQQQQQQQQQNVNNSSDMTATAKTAEATAGAAPVAAPATEPNTWNNARYLHKKFKRLASTTDVDSLVADSQSVNAAGSSASSEAGSEAAPTRTTSLSSAASTSSISPPPATTPTPTAATNAQSTAPTTNAAYVQSAIAALPLTNGHAHATSAPAVATVEHSNYNNNTHSVKYSGASANSNNHSESNNNDGISAAQQLEAEQIPQTLSHIYENQQSQQNNGGNSNASTGRYVCPYCNLNCTKPSVLQKHIRAHTNERPYPCDICGIAFKTNSNYYKHCRSRSHAARKRGIAVPISADDGLFGGSDQEGDPELSNSSSDVISRTASPLEDLSTASSPVVMSTTPSTANTLTPQQLQQLQQQQQKQTQLQQQQQIVLALQHQQQLQQASAAQSPHVALPSTPSPSSLSSAKSAYLQQPAQQQPQQLPLGSPAAGTLPPPQPTTSNVTTITAVTTTSKQAAAATELKPYKPKFHNAAFYATTKEAAAAAAAVAAGMPPGLLQPLPLQQSPHQQLPQAPPHNMPPATHLAMLPQAQAPQPAPTAAHHPSLSPSTQVKLSNHINTHQLQLQLQQPQQPQALHVLPPPLNAGIPLHHVAAMSPKSAGPRPDLVNAAAAVAAANMGYLPGTRMIYPGGIDFPPDALHMMTADKRQKLHFQYKWLEQELQQHFHKLSQQQQQQLQHMSPSQLAVHAPPAPTTVLKPTATLPVPARATSAANAQHASAAPAAGMQQMTASAPLPAAQQTPLQYFSNTGGGGMVSGASSANSNTTASISTGILHSNISNAAASGTNKVADLVQEHITKLISQNEAIVENKAVLLQKKYPKGLNRSRSFTNNGGGNSSGAAATSTGNAGGSNVSLVATTAVGSDSATNARLAQAIVQKQQQQQLQQQLQQQQHYQQQFQQQLMAGSQAMQMPPPSQQQQQQHIAQLRLEEQHQQHQMQLQQQQQQQHHMQPNGISKNLMSMSSATKSSGISAPMPQHLQTLHPQPQRHPTTSAYRQQQLSTVPPPETQRPTPSPTSAQSSGALHKDNMNAMQQISAAANSNALPLNLSAKPKPRQEEQTETIPASNLANSTPSNTPRKRQSIENQMSNSSNDGSTNSSMVTAPPTASSGAANAKQPTNVSIIKNLLLNARGLAKPTGEGEDAVYNCPLCSNTFRTAEDLQLHNSTYCQGATSAPISPVSSPSYLHFRSNSMTLNLPELKNTILSSQNPLPLAKLAWYQLRTKPSSLVLSRLSASQAGSSKATTTTTTSATSTAPTSSTSSNSVANCVASPRSTPPNGPPANLTLPDPNIVRLIDAPLPSPGPLLGKTPLVDFGNTSETRKTSEDVIITKMHEDRQFETHTSAKRAKLASDSNEVFSLNQASTSSGCGVMAATSSKRLTINSISGGDIQLLPNTSTSDLSKKEERMRRFTSSGGCIIPLSECSDVDKSTKMIRTPLLSGGSFQEVSPKPKDKENKSNIALPFPNSSAFTPKLSLVGLGLPTNGPQHFHQFSINPITAFNPLTLPPLQSMTGSGEKIIPHVPGIPGPNSLTPQLPPPQHLQLPQPGPQLLTAGRSLSPNRKKTQSPLLIANSASPKSMTMSSQENLKSASPFRGAQNAPNEFERASGMRAARNWNPQAATGSTSKPNSLDVPKKPFNFTRMADNISPRKGGSANMPKSSPPENEVRHFNFDHLTKDVETGTTTPANSALTPLHVDINASAASGNSNGSEPTDAERKKSKFLRPTSLPLKPGTFTPKRHHGITPNANTLPLISPETPRQSKSCVQLYLNGHAYTYLGLKCSTKMFYCTVNCPQASYVAGAQKLSMYSVWKVCAENNPHPLGFKPKLVMSLYDSRQKSSTSTMAGMNKLPYTLVVSQQTVMTPFENNQGQYLHHQLKQISLNTNTTESAEQLKKVSAGSSGSSSGSSGSADGSSKKEPSASQMLVGGYESHEDYTYIRGRGRGRYVCSECGIRCKKPSMLKKHIRTHTDVRPYTCKHCNFSFKTKGNLTKHMQSKTHFKKCLELGINPGPMPADGEFLEPEPEFDQQSTTSAGGRTSSIPGESDSDDYSDNESESSDTDESKSRLLEHEAARGLLSLSMTPPIGQSISPHPKSEPYPYQQHGERIESAAMSFVGQTSMATTAVTTTCASTGSTHPTGIKRVISFSSPKPPFDYQKQEQYYSNPEESKPKPNNNAAAASYESAPIDLTKPRAAVSVATSSVTANTAAIQLSNAALSEEYSASTAVPLSGPPVQTQAQIRDVIFGNSNNESGFLKTLISVSDKVRSSTEMLENYKNGDELSQAYQYHKAFQYHKIKQIQMNQSFPDAVNVNAINQNLASTTNMSTVSVAGAGSNTALTTTASASSGVRISESIAATVLTNDTADTTDSLPNKPSAATSNKVEREKSTTELQVPTIEVIPAPTEESKSEQTVAPAAAAATAASNNKSNVSNSNVTNNKALPTKSNVPAACKSSDEGEDSEYISDQEQPAAGQTAKRSRNISNTANNNSTANTEPHNAKLPAVVAQPGTTDFTGVLSAPGRTVVVGEDGLKKSGNNEIQPVYPRVRMSPDGRPVCKVCTKTFQTQGQLSLHMNIHYMERKFRCEPCGVSFRTQGHLQKHERAEAHKNKVMMTSTFGVPTTSNPRPFECTDCKIAFRIHGHLAKHLRSKTHVQKLECLQKLPFGTYAEIERAGISLTEIDTSDCENSLISLKTLAQKLIEKDPNKLGSYTTPSGMSGGSGLSGASGGMSESAGINNNHSAIVSQDSASEDDFSAATIAAATAIASLDNDSATNTPKRTNSTSEDEAIASGLNNNLKRRLPGNFSNGEESDNPTESASSEKRARVSSLSSIGAASATAAVGSPASITSSNASSNN from the exons ATGGAagctgccacaacaacaactacaacaacaaaacactataataaaacaacaaaattacaaaacaatcaTCATCGTGCCACAGAACGACGCGGCACATATCGCACGCAAGGCGGCGAAGCGCAAGCAAATGCCAGCGATAACGTCAAAGTGCCAAAGCAGACAGCCAAGCAGGCAAAggcggcagcagcagctgcaCAACGCGCCGCCGCACTGGCTGCTTACACGACAACGGAGACAGTAGTCAGCGGCAGCACTGGCAAGGCAACGGCTGGCGGTGCCAAAGATCCACTTGCGATTGGCAACGAGGCAGCGGTGGTCATACAAGGCAATAACAAGTCGGCACGCGCCAGGGAAGCTAGAGGAGAGCAAAAGACTGTTGTAAAATCGGAAACAGCCACAACAAAtgttaataataacaacaacaacaatacaaccACCGCCACTAGCAGTAGCAGCagccacaacagcaacaacaaacacagtgATACTAGTAACAGTagtttaagcaaaaataattttaccttAAGTCAAACTGAGTTGGCGCGCAAAAGTGAAAAatcacagcagcaacaacaacaacaacaacaaaatgtcaaCAATAGTAGTGATATGACAGCAACAGCTAAAACAGCGGAGGCAACAGCAGGTGCAGCGCCAGTCGCAGCGCCTGCCACCGAGCCGAATACCTGGAATAACGCGCGCTATTtacacaaaaagttcaaacgccTCGCCAGCACCACAGACGTGGACAGCCTGGTGGCGGACAGTCAGAGCGTCAATGCCGCAGGCAGCAGTGCGAGTAGTGAGGCAGGCAGTGAGGCGGCGCCAACGCGCACCACCTCGCTGTCTTCAGCCGCGTCGACTAGTTCAATATCGCCGCCACCGGCCACAACACCCACACCCACAGCGGCGACGAATGCGCAAAGCACAGCGCCAACTACCAACGCCGCTTATGTACAAAGTGCCATTGCCGCGTTGCCATTGACGAATGGACACGCGCACGCGACGTCGGCACCGGCTGTTGCAACAGTGGAACACtccaattacaataacaatacgCATAGTGTTAAGTACAGCGGCGCGTCAGCAAATAGCAATAACCACAGTGAGAGCAATAACAATGATGGCATCAGTGCGGCGCAGCAGCTGGAAGCAGAGCAAATACCGCAAACTTTGTCGCATATTTATGAGAATCAACAGAGTCAGCAGAATAACGGTGGCAATAGCAATGCCAGCACGGGACGCTACGTGTGTCCCTATTGCAATCTGAATTGTACAAAACCGTCGGTGCTGCAGAAGCACATACGCGCGCACACCAACGAACGTCCCTACCCGTGCGACATCTGCGGCATCGCATTCAAAACGAACAGCAATTACTACAAACATTGCCG ATCGCGTTCGCACGCTGCGCGGAAACGCGGCATTGCGGTGCCTATAAGCGCCGATGATGGGCTCTTCGGCGGCTCCGATCAGGAGGGCGATCCGGAACTGAGCAACAGCAGCTCAGATGTG ATAAGTCGCACCGCCTCGCCGCTGGAAGATCTAAGCACCGCATCGTCACCTGTGGTAATGAGCACTACGCCGTCAACAGCCAACACACTTACACCGCAACAActgcagcagctgcagcaacaacaacaaaagcagacgcaactacaacaacaacaacaaattgttttgGCATTGCAACAtcagcagcagctgcagcaagCCAGCGCCGCGCAATCACCGCATGTCGCGCTGCCATCCACACCCTCACCATCATCGCTTTCGTCAGCGAAAAGCGCCTACTTGCAACAGCCCGCGCAGCAACAACCGCAACAATTACCGCTAGGTTCACCAGCTGCTGGCACATTGCCGCCACCGCAGCCGACGACATCAAATGTCACTACAATTACTGCCGTTACCACGACGTCCAAACaggccgccgccgccaccgagCTTAAACCTTACAAACCGAAATTTCACAATGCGGCGTTTTATGCGACGACCAAGGAAGCAGCGGCAGCAGCCGCCGCCGTCGCAGCTGGCATGCCGCCCGGTCTGTTGCAACCCTTGCCGTTACAACAGTCGCCACACCAGCAACTACCACAAGCGCCACCACATAATATGCCGCCTGCTACACACCTAGCTATGCTGCCGCAAGCGCAAGCGCCACAGCCAGCGCCAACTGCGGCGCATCATCCATCGCTGTCGCCCAGCACACAAGTGAAGCTGAGCAATCACATCAACACACATCAGTTACAGTTGCAGCTGCAGCAGCCACAACAACCGCAAGCGCTACACGTGCTACCGCCGCCGCTCAATGCAGGCATACCACTGCATCACGTGGCGGCCATGTCACCGAAAAGCGCCGGCCCGCGCCCTGACTTGGTGAACGCAGCAGCGGCTGTAGCAGCGGCCAACATGGGTTATCTGCCAGGCACGCGCATGATCTACCCGGGTGGCATTGATTTTCCGCCTGATGCACTGCACATGATGACGGCCGATAAACGTCAAAAACTGCACTTCCAGTACAAGTGGCTGGAGCAAGAGTTGCAACAACACTTTCACAAACTAagtcagcagcagcaacagcagttaCAGCATATGTCGCCCTCACAGTTAGCCGTACATGCACCACCAGCACCAACAACAGTACTAAAACCCACCGCTACATTGCCAGTGCCCGCGCGCGCGACGAGCGCGGCTAATGCCCAACATGCTAGCGCGGCGCCAGCAGCAGGTATGCAGCAAATGACTGCGTCTGCGCCATTGCCTGCAGCGCAACAAACGCCATTACAATATTTCTCCAACACTGGCGGCGGCGGTATGGTAAGCGGCGCCAGCAGTGCCAACAGCAACACCACCGCCTCTATAAGCACCGGTATCTTGCATAGCAACATCTCCAATGCGGCCGCCAGCGGCACGAACAAAGTGGCCGATCTTGTGCAGGAACACATCACAAAGTTGATCTCACAGAATGAGGCAATTGTGGAGAATAAAGCGGTGCTTCTGCAGAAGAAGTATCCGAAGGGTCTAAATCGCTCGCGTAGTTTTACTAATAATGGCGGTGGCAACAGTAGCGGCGCGGCAGCCACCTCGACAGGCAATGCAGGTGGCAGCAATGTCAGTTTGGTCGCCACTACCGCGGTGGGCAGCGATAGCGCCACCAACGCTAGACTAGCGCAAGCGATTGTAcagaagcaacaacagcaacagttacaacaacaattgcagcagcagcaacactaTCAACAGCAATTCCAGCAACAGCTAATGGCCGGCTCACAGGCAATGCAAATGCCACCGCCCtcccagcagcagcagcagcaacatatTGCACAGCTGCGTCTCGAGGAGCAACATCAACAGCATCAAatgcagctgcaacaacaacagcagcagcaacatcacATGCAACCAAATGGTATTTCGAAGAATCTTATGTCAATGTCCAGCGCGACAAAGTCCAGCGGCATTTCAGCGCCTATGCCACAACACTTGCAAACTTTGCATCCGCAACCCCAACGGCATCCAACCACATCCGCTTACAGACAGCAGCAGCTGTCGACTGTGCCGCCACCAGAAACGCAACGCCCAACACCGTCACCTACAAGCGCACAATCTAGCGGCGCCTTACACAAAGACAACATGAACGCTATGCAGCAGATAAGCGCCGCCGCCAACTCAAATGCGCTGCCATTGAACCTCTCCGCTAAGCCGAAGCCGCGCCAGGAAGAACAAACCGAAACCATTCCAGCAAGCAACTTAGCCAACTCAACGCCAAGCAATACACCGCGCAAGCGTCAGTCTATCGAAAACCAGATGTCCAATTCCAGCAATGATGGTTCCACCAACAGTTCGATGGTTACCGCGCCGCCAACTGCTAGCAGCGGCGCCGCCAATGCCAAACAACCAACAAATGTTTCTATAATTAAGAATTTGCTGCTGAATGCGCGTGGTTTGGCGAAACCAACCGGCGAAGGTGAGGATGCTGTTTACAATTGTCCGCTCTGCTCGAATACCTTCCGCACGGCAGAGGATTTACAGCTGCACAACAGCACTTACTGCCAAGGTGCCACAAGCGCGCCTATCAGTCCAGTATCGTCGCCTTCGTACCTCCACTTCCGCTCGAACTCGATGACATTGAATCTGCCCGAGCTGAAGAACACCATCTTAAGTTCACAAAATCCACTGCCGCTCGCTAAGCTGGCTTGGTATCAGCTACGCACCAAACCGAGTTCGTTGGTTTTAAGTCGACTGAGCGCCTCGCAGGCTGGCAGCTCAAAGGCTACTACAACCACGACTACTTCGGCGACATCCACCGCACCAACTAGTTCAACAAGTAGTAATAGCGTTGCCAACTGTGTTGCTTCACCTAGAAGTACGCCGCCTAATGGTCCGCCTGCCAATTTGACGTTACCCGATCCGAACATTGTACGTTTGATCGATGCACCACTGCCATCACCAGGTCCACTGTTGGGCAAAACACCACTTGTCGATTTTGGTAATACCAGCGAGACGCGTAAGACGTCAGAAGATGTGATTATAACCAAAATGCATGAAGATCGTCAATTCGAGACACATACATCCGCGAAACGCGCTAAACTGGCTTCGGATAGCAACGAGGTATTTTCGCTAAATCAAGCATCTACCAGCAGCGGTTGTGGTGTGATGGCCGCAACGTCAAGCAAGCGCTTGACCATCAATAGCATCAGTGGCGGTGATATACAGCTGCTGCCCAACACCAGTACCAGCGACCTGAGCAAAAAGGAGGAACGCATGCGTCGCTTCACCTCTTCCGGCGGCTGTATTATACCACTTTCGGAGTGCAGTGATGTGGATAAGAGCACAAAAATGATACGTACACCCTTGCTCTCGGGCGGCAGTTTTCAGGAAGTCTCACCCAAACCGAAGGATAAGGAAAACAAAAGTAATATTGCATTGCCCTTTCCGAACAGCAGTGCCTTCACGCCGAAACTAAGCTTGGTCGGTCTTGGTTTACCCACAAATGGGCCGCAGCATTTTCATCAGTTCTCCATCAACCCCATAACAGCATTCAATCCGTTAACGCTGCCACCTTTGCAGAGCATGACCGGTAGTGGTGAGAAAATTATACCACATGTACCCGGTATACCCGGACCAAATAGTCTAACACCCCAACTGCCACCACCGCAACATCTGCAGCTGCCGCAACCGGGACCACAACTGCTAACCGCAGGACGATCGCTCAGTCCGAACCGCAAAAAGACACAAAGCCCGCTGCTGATTGCTAACAGTGCTAGTCCCAAATCTATGACGATGTCGTCGCAGGAAAATCTCAAATCTGCATCACCATTTCGTGGCGCGCAAAATGCACCCAACGAGTTCGAACGTGCGTCAGGCATGCGTGCGGCACGCAATTGGAATCCGCAAGCTGCAACAGGCTCGACAAGCAAGCCAAACAGTTTAGATGTGCCGAAGAAGCCATTTAATTTCACACGCATGGCTGACAATATAAGTCCGCGCAAAGGTGGGAGCGCCAATATGCCAAAAAGCTCGCCGCCAGAAAATGAAGTGCGTCACTTCAATTTCGATCATTTAACTAAGGATGTGGAGACCGGCACCACGACACCGGCAAACTCTGCACTCACACCCCTACATGTTGATATTAACGCCAGCGCTGCGTCTGGCAACAGCAACGGCTCAGAGCCCACCGACGCCGAGAGAAAGAAATCTAAATTTCTGCGACCAACCAGTCTGCCACTCAAACCGGGCACATTCACACCGAAAAGACATCACGGCATCACACCAAATGCCAACACCCTGCCACTTATTTCACCGGAGACACCACGTCAATCCAAATCTTGCGTACAACTCTATCTAAACGGCCATGCTTACACATATTTAGGACTCAAGTGTAGCACGAAAATGTTCTACTGCACCGTTAACTGTCCGCAGGCTTCTTATGTGGCGGGCGCTCAGAAGCTCTCCATGTACAGCGTTTGGAAGGTTTGCGCGGAAAACAATCCACATCCGTTGGGCTTTAAACCGAAGTTGGTGATGTCCTTGTATGACTCACGTCAGAAGAGCTCTACCAGCACTATGGCCGGCATGAATAAGCTGCCCTACACTTTGGTTGTCTCGCAGCAGACCGTTATGACACCGTTCGAGAACAATCAGGGTCAGTATCTGCATCATCAATTGAAGCAAATCTCACTCAACACCAATACTACGGAGAGCGCCGAACAGTTGAAGAAGGTTAGCGCCGGTAGTAGCGGTAGCAGCAGTGGTAGTAGTGGTAGCGCAGATGGCAGTAGCAAGAAAGAGCCATCGGCTAGTCAGATGTTAGTTGGTGGCTATGAATCGCACGAGGACTACACCTATATACGTGGTCGTGGTCGTGGCCGATATGTGTGCTCGGAGTGCGGCATTAGATGTAAAAAGCCTTCGATGCTGAAGAAACATATACGCACCCACACCGATGTGCGTCCATACACTTGCAAGCATTGCAATTTCAG CTTTAAGACAAAAGGCAATCTCACGAAGCACATGCAGTCAAAGACGCATTTCAAGAAATGTCTTGAGCTCGGCATTAACCCTGGACCAATGCCAGCTGATGGTGAATTTCTCGAACCGGAACCAGAGTTCGATCAACAATCGACCACTTCGGCTGGTGGACGCACGTCGTCCATACCAGGCGAATCGGACTCGGACGATTACAGTGATAACGAGTCCGAAAGCAGCG ATACGGACGAGTCGAAGTCGCGTCTGCTGGAGCACGAAGCAGCGCGTGGTTTGCTTTCGCTCTCTATGACACCACCCATCGGGCAAAGCATTTCACCACATCCGAAAAGTGAGCCATACCCATATCAGCAGCATGGCGAACGCATAGAATCAGCCGCTATGTCGTTTGTAGGCCAGACAAGCATGGCAACAACAGCAGTCACAACAACCTGTGCGTCAACTGGCAGCACGCATCCCACCGGTATTAAACGTGTCATATCATTCAGTTCACCCAAACCACCGTTCGACTATCAGAAACAAGAGCAATACTACTCCAATCCCGAAGAGTCCAAGCCGAAACCCAATAATAACGCCGCTGCAGCGAGTTATGAAAGTGCACCTATAGATCTCACCAAGCCACGTGCTGCCGTTAGTGTTGCGACCTCGTCTGTAACGGCCAACACAGCTGCAATTCAGCTGAGCAATGCAGCGCTTTCAGAAGAATACAGCGCCAGCACAGCAGTGCCGCTAAGTGGTCCGCCAGTGCAAACACAAGCGCAAATACGTGACGTGATCTTCGGCAATAGCAACAATGAATCGGGTTTTTTGAAAACACTCATCTCAGTGTCGGACAAGGTGCGCAGCTCCACTGAAATGCTTGAGAACTACAAGAACGGCGATGAGCTTTCGCAAGCCTACCAATACCACAAGGCATTCCAATACCATAAAATCAAGCAAATACAAATGAACCAGAGCTTCCCCGACGCCGTCAATGTGAACGCTATCAATCAAAATCTCGCCAGCACAACAAACATGAGTACCGTAAGTGTAGCGGGCGCTGGATCCAACACAGCGCTCACAACAACAGCGAGTGCAAGCAGCGGTGTGCGTATTTCAGAGAGCATAGCCGCGACGGTGTTAACCAACGATACCGCAGATACCACAGACAGTCTACCGAACAAACCCTCAGCCGCCACCTCCAACAAAGTGGAGAGGGAGAAGAGCACAACTGAGTTGCAAGTACCCACAATCGAAGTCATTCCAGCACCAACGGAAGAGTCGAAGAGCGAACAAACAGTGGctccagcagcagcagcagcaacagccgcAAGCAATAATAAAAGTAATGTTTCGAACAGCAATGTCACTAATAACAAAGCATTACCCACAAAGTCCAACGTGCCTGCGGCATGTAAATCATCCGATGAAGGTGAAGATAGTGAATACATTTCCGATCAGGAACAACCAGCAGCAGGTCAAACCGCGAAACGCAGTCGAAACATCAGCaatacagcaaacaacaacagtacAGCAAACACAGAGCCGCATAATGCTAAATTACCTGCGGTTGTGGCACAACCGGGAACTACCGATTTCACAGGCGTGCTTTCGGCACCTGGACGTACAGTCGTTGTTGGCGAAGATGGTCTAAAGAAGTCTGGTAATAATGAAATTCAACCCGTCTATCCGCGCGTGCGCATGTCACCCGATGGACGGCCGGTGTGTAAAGTTTGTACTAAAACGTTCCAGACACAAGGCCAATTGtctttacatatgaatatacattaCATGGAGCGCAAGTTTCGCTGTGAGCCATGCGGCGTATCTTTCCGCACGCAAGGTCATCTGCAGAAGCATGAACGCGCCGAAGCGCATAAGAACAAAGTCATGATGACGTCCACCTTCGGCGTGCCGACAACCTCCAACCCACGTCCCTTCGAGTGTACCGACTGTAAAATCGCCTTCCGCATACACGGACATCTCGCCAAGCATTTGCGCTCTAAAACACATGTACAAAAATTGGAGTGCCTACAGAAATTGCCATTCGGCACTTATGCCGAGATCGAAAGAGCCGGCATTAGTCTCACCGAGATCGATACCAGCGACTGTGAGAACTCGCTGATCTCGCTGAAAACACTTGCACAAAAACTCATCGAAAAGGATCCGAACAAATTGGGCAGCTACACAACACCTTCGGGCATGAGTGGTGGCAGTGGACTGAGTGGCGCCAGTGGTGGTATGAGCGAATCAGCCGGCATAAATAACAATCACAGCGCGATTGTGTCGCAGGATAGCGCTTCGGAGGACGATTTTAGCGCCGCTACAATTGCAGCGGCCACAGCTATTGCCTCGCTGGACAACGATAGCGCTACGAACACGCCGAAACGCACCAACTCGACCTCGGAAGACGAGGCCATCGCAAGCGGTTTGAATAATAATCTCAAACGCCGTCTGCCCGGCAATTTCAGCAATGGCGAAGAGAGCGACAATCCCACCGAGAGTGCGAGCAGCGAGAAACGTGCGCGTGTCTCCTCACTCTCCAGCATTGGTGCAGCCAGCGCCACCGCTGCGGTCGGTTCGCCCGCATCGATCACCTCATCGAATGCATCATCAAATAACTGA